The Deltaproteobacteria bacterium genome includes a window with the following:
- a CDS encoding type II toxin-antitoxin system RelE/ParE family toxin, with protein sequence MIRDFGNKIASDLYHNGTCKGLPKQYWQRAIHLLEVMEAVENFEELKMNGFPPSVRLHPLLGKRKGQWAIDIHKTSGWRITFRFEQNEFFDVRVEDYH encoded by the coding sequence ATGATTAGGGACTTTGGCAACAAGATCGCCTCTGACCTTTACCACAATGGAACTTGTAAGGGATTGCCCAAGCAGTATTGGCAACGTGCTATTCATTTGCTTGAGGTTATGGAGGCCGTTGAGAATTTTGAAGAGCTAAAGATGAATGGCTTCCCACCGAGTGTCCGACTTCACCCGCTTTTAGGTAAACGTAAAGGGCAATGGGCGATAGACATTCATAAAACCTCAGGATGGAGAATTACTTTTAGATTTGAACAAAATGAATTCTTTGATGTTAGAGTTGAAGATTATCATTAG
- a CDS encoding ATP-binding protein, whose protein sequence is MNLQLSKSKQKLLFLDEIQATPAALPCLRYFYEEIPELPVIAAGSLLEFMLNDHSYSMPVGRIEFLHMGPMNFNEFLIAKKETYFLEKLSKISFNQLDKISDDFHKKGLELIREFLFIGGMPEAVANYIENGVDSVAPIHAQILQTCQNDFVKYAKKTHLDKIQKVFRYSFLNPCQKIKYSNISKDDLTRNVKFNLHLLAQAKVIAKVLHSNCSGLPLEVSEDDSIFKILALDVGLMNQLHGLILKNFKNFNEQEIITEGLIAEQFVGQHLLYRNQPYMEPKLNYWLREGKEKNAEIDFIIEKENNILAIEVKAGAAGKIRSLHQWMKDIPYKKKKAIRFNLSKGTIEKVSYQMEKGNLEYSLLTLPLYLIQHFIES, encoded by the coding sequence TTGAATTTACAATTAAGTAAATCAAAACAGAAACTACTTTTTTTAGACGAAATCCAAGCAACCCCCGCAGCCCTGCCCTGCTTAAGATATTTTTATGAAGAAATTCCAGAGTTACCTGTTATTGCAGCTGGGTCTCTGCTCGAGTTTATGCTAAATGATCATAGTTACTCGATGCCTGTTGGGCGAATTGAATTTTTGCATATGGGGCCGATGAATTTTAATGAGTTTTTAATAGCAAAGAAAGAAACTTATTTTTTAGAAAAACTATCGAAAATTAGCTTTAATCAGTTAGATAAAATCTCTGATGATTTTCATAAAAAAGGACTAGAATTAATTCGTGAATTTTTATTTATTGGTGGTATGCCAGAAGCCGTAGCCAATTATATTGAAAATGGGGTTGATTCCGTTGCTCCAATCCATGCGCAAATCCTTCAAACCTGCCAGAATGATTTTGTTAAATATGCAAAAAAAACTCACCTTGATAAGATTCAAAAAGTATTTCGTTATTCATTTCTTAATCCATGTCAAAAAATTAAATATTCCAATATCTCAAAAGACGATCTGACGAGGAATGTAAAATTCAATTTACACCTTTTAGCTCAGGCAAAAGTAATAGCCAAAGTACTGCATTCCAACTGTTCTGGACTTCCACTAGAAGTAAGTGAAGATGACTCTATTTTTAAAATTTTAGCTCTCGATGTTGGCCTGATGAATCAGCTGCACGGCTTAATTTTGAAAAATTTTAAAAACTTTAACGAACAAGAAATAATTACAGAAGGCTTAATTGCAGAGCAGTTTGTAGGGCAGCATTTATTATATCGAAATCAACCCTATATGGAACCCAAACTTAATTACTGGTTGCGCGAAGGAAAAGAAAAAAATGCAGAAATTGATTTTATAATTGAAAAAGAAAATAACATCCTAGCCATTGAAGTCAAAGCTGGAGCTGCTGGAAAAATTAGATCTCTTCATCAATGGATGAAGGATATTCCCTATAAAAAGAAAAAAGCTATTCGCTTTAATTTATCTAAAGGAACCATTGAAAAGGTAAGCTATCAAATGGAAAAAGGGAACTTAGAATACTCACTTTTAACTCTTCCACTTTATTTGATCCAACATTTTATCGAATCATAA
- a CDS encoding methionine--tRNA ligase has protein sequence MKQKFFITTAIDYPNGAPHLGHAYEKVVSDCYARWYRLMGNDVFFLTGTDENGQKLSKAAEQAGASSTQNYVDENVLKFRKLCADLKISNNDFIRTTEPRHYQIVAWFWEKLKANGDIYLDRYSGHYCLACEAFYTETQSKNGKCPVHETDLQFMEENGYFFRLSKYQDWITEYIKNNPEFLFPSNIRSELLSRLDGDKLLDLSISRPNQGWGIPVPGDKDMVVYTWFDALINYYTGAVIDVNSQDISAQKNWPASMHVIGKDISWFHSVIWPSMLKSAGLEIPKQVYVHGMVLGSDGKRMSKTAGNGVSPEECLEQFHIDSLKYYLLKAIPSGQDGAFSTDEVIRAHNNELANEYGNLLMRVVKLSLRSLGSIVKPSDVQSPETQSKESVNLSGAVDFKLDFYAKVKEEMQEREHHRALNTIWSGVRQLNSYINQKEPWKMKDDPQGVQRVMYTALLNLNFITVLLTAFIPDSAESARKLLGAQMDKEESLNFVMKEFHLSDGTPLFPRIETKKT, from the coding sequence ATGAAGCAGAAATTCTTTATCACCACAGCAATTGACTATCCCAATGGAGCTCCTCATTTAGGGCATGCCTATGAAAAAGTTGTTTCAGACTGCTATGCTCGTTGGTACCGATTGATGGGAAATGACGTTTTCTTTTTGACGGGAACTGATGAAAATGGACAGAAGTTAAGCAAAGCGGCCGAGCAAGCGGGGGCTTCCTCTACCCAAAATTATGTGGACGAGAATGTCCTGAAATTTAGGAAGTTGTGTGCAGATTTAAAAATTTCAAATAATGATTTTATTAGAACCACTGAACCAAGGCATTATCAAATTGTCGCTTGGTTTTGGGAAAAATTAAAAGCCAATGGGGATATTTATTTAGATCGCTATAGTGGTCATTACTGTCTTGCCTGCGAAGCTTTTTATACAGAGACCCAATCCAAAAATGGGAAGTGCCCAGTTCACGAGACCGATCTTCAGTTTATGGAAGAAAATGGTTATTTTTTTCGCCTTTCTAAATACCAAGATTGGATCACTGAATATATTAAAAATAATCCAGAGTTCTTGTTTCCTTCGAATATTCGGAGTGAATTATTGAGCCGTCTCGATGGCGACAAGCTCTTGGATCTTTCTATTTCTCGACCCAATCAAGGATGGGGAATCCCCGTTCCTGGTGACAAAGACATGGTAGTTTACACTTGGTTTGATGCTCTTATAAATTATTATACGGGTGCTGTTATAGATGTGAACTCTCAAGATATTTCAGCTCAAAAAAATTGGCCAGCCAGCATGCACGTCATAGGAAAAGATATTTCATGGTTTCATTCGGTGATTTGGCCATCCATGTTGAAATCGGCCGGTCTTGAAATTCCTAAGCAGGTTTATGTTCATGGCATGGTCTTGGGTTCCGATGGCAAACGTATGTCCAAGACGGCAGGGAATGGGGTTTCTCCCGAAGAGTGTTTAGAACAATTTCATATTGATTCTTTAAAGTATTATTTATTAAAAGCCATTCCATCAGGACAGGATGGAGCTTTCTCGACAGATGAAGTGATCAGGGCTCATAACAATGAGCTAGCCAATGAATATGGCAACTTATTAATGAGGGTTGTAAAGCTTTCCTTGCGAAGTCTAGGCTCCATAGTGAAACCTAGCGATGTTCAATCCCCCGAGACTCAATCCAAAGAATCTGTGAATCTCAGCGGTGCTGTGGATTTTAAATTGGACTTTTACGCCAAAGTCAAAGAAGAGATGCAAGAGCGAGAACATCACCGAGCACTGAATACCATTTGGTCAGGAGTCAGGCAGTTGAATTCGTACATCAACCAAAAAGAGCCATGGAAAATGAAAGATGACCCGCAAGGTGTTCAACGTGTGATGTACACGGCCTTGTTAAATTTAAACTTTATCACGGTATTGTTGACGGCCTTTATTCCTGACTCTGCCGAAAGTGCGAGAAAATTATTAGGAGCTCAAATGGATAAAGAAGAGTCCTTAAATTTTGTGATGAAAGAATTTCATTTGAGTGATGGGACTCCCTTATTTCCTAGAATAGAAACCAAAAAAACTTAA
- the cdd gene encoding cytidine deaminase encodes MKNPKIIPAKPSSTSALNRLKLAAYSAQKSAYAPYSGYFIGSALEDATGNVFSGCNIENSSYGGTVCAERVAIWKGVSEGMKLPIKTLMVVSSTKDKWPPCGFCRQIMAEFCDPKTIIYFGNKNKEFKKMTFAKLLPEAFGKNFL; translated from the coding sequence ATGAAAAATCCCAAAATCATCCCGGCAAAACCATCTTCAACCTCTGCTTTAAATAGACTTAAACTCGCGGCCTATTCAGCTCAAAAAAGTGCCTACGCCCCCTACTCTGGATATTTTATTGGTTCTGCCCTCGAAGATGCTACTGGAAATGTCTTTTCAGGTTGCAATATAGAAAACTCTTCCTATGGAGGAACGGTTTGTGCTGAACGGGTGGCTATCTGGAAGGGGGTTTCTGAGGGCATGAAACTTCCCATTAAAACCTTGATGGTTGTTTCATCGACTAAAGACAAATGGCCACCTTGTGGGTTTTGCCGACAGATCATGGCAGAGTTCTGTGATCCAAAAACCATTATCTACTTTGGAAATAAAAATAAGGAATTTAAGAAAATGACTTTTGCAAAGTTATTGCCTGAGGCCTTTGGGAAAAATTTTCTCTAA
- a CDS encoding nucleotidyltransferase domain-containing protein, producing the protein MKTNFGLSPNAEAELKEILKDSMKFKKTFSIFVFGSRASGKHKKYSDIDLWIDCEPELDSRELNLLRERCEESNLPIKVDILTAKTCLKDYEASITQEKRIWFKDSESNGRN; encoded by the coding sequence ATGAAAACTAATTTTGGTTTATCTCCCAATGCTGAAGCGGAACTTAAGGAAATCTTAAAAGATTCCATGAAATTCAAAAAAACATTTAGTATCTTCGTATTTGGGTCCCGAGCGAGTGGGAAGCATAAAAAATATTCTGATATCGATCTTTGGATTGACTGCGAGCCTGAGTTGGATTCAAGAGAACTTAATTTACTCAGGGAAAGGTGTGAGGAATCTAATCTGCCAATAAAGGTTGATATTCTGACAGCCAAGACTTGTTTGAAAGATTATGAAGCTTCGATAACGCAGGAAAAAAGAATTTGGTTTAAAGATAGCGAGTCAAATGGCAGAAATTAG
- a CDS encoding nucleotidyltransferase substrate binding protein has protein sequence MKLSLNPSKEALAHLELALSIKKPSDLERDGTIQRFEYCYELMWKLAQRTLKNYEVEAESPKATFREMGRLGWISSVEAWLEFQKSRNETSHEYGEKLAKKSYELAKVFLPLAKELFSILQKKINEN, from the coding sequence ATGAAATTATCTTTAAATCCCTCAAAAGAGGCACTCGCTCATCTAGAATTGGCCTTAAGTATAAAAAAACCGTCGGATTTGGAAAGAGATGGGACAATTCAAAGGTTTGAATATTGTTATGAATTAATGTGGAAATTAGCTCAACGTACATTGAAAAACTATGAAGTCGAAGCGGAGTCTCCCAAAGCCACTTTTAGAGAGATGGGACGGTTGGGTTGGATCTCAAGTGTGGAAGCTTGGTTAGAGTTTCAAAAATCAAGGAATGAAACCAGTCATGAGTACGGTGAAAAACTGGCGAAAAAAAGTTATGAACTGGCAAAGGTATTCTTACCCTTAGCTAAAGAATTGTTTTCAATCTTGCAAAAAAAAATAAATGAAAACTAA